A region of Nostoc sp. 'Peltigera membranacea cyanobiont' N6 DNA encodes the following proteins:
- the dpdJ gene encoding protein DpdJ, with protein MTTNWDKIIREFLDKLERQEVQLLTWGIVDGGFSEDEIEELAENFLNTCEIDEDVWDFIDQILDRKLLFEFNLRGDRLFRTRMAEAVRLFARLRQLFPNNNWQTSPTLVADYRLQIRPRIYPKRYITPEAVIQQLEADKLLTPIQQKAVTAILRSPLRGEVQLADFQLRATSRMLRDLNSTKSRGMIVCAGTGTGKTLSFYLPALAHIAAFLKKDEYWSKGLAIYPRNELLKDQFSETYQEARRLDAVLKAEGKRKILIGAFFGLTPRSAILDRVQDKWKAESSGFTCPYLRCPRCEGALSWRRADVEAGREKLSCLNPSCSAVIQEDEVILTRDRMAKTPPDLVFTSTEMLNRSMGDSRYGHVFGIAAAKKPQIVLLDEVHTYTGIHGAQVAYLLRRWQKIIHKKVQFTGLSATLESAAEFFSQLTGLNPGSVEEISPGEDQIAEGMEYQLVLRGDPVSGTSLLSTSIQTAMLLRRVLDPSEDPPSKGFYGSRVFAFTDDLDVTNRLFHNLLDAEGRDSWGRPLRGRQPLAALRSHGATNGRERLIAAQSWLLCEEIGHGLQLPLNIGRTSSQDTGVTPNADVIVATASLEVGFNDPEVGGVIQHKAPRDMASFLQRKGRAGRRRTMRPWTVVVLSDYGRDRIAYQGYDMLFNPVLEKRSLPIANRYVIRIQAVFAFMDWVRRQLAATIGSVWRDFATTDLYLINRQRLEIKLIKNILETEAGQRNLETYLQSALHLTKDEVEAILWEPPRSLMMAVLPTLLRRLESGWKRLPIQQDESDKDYQTRDPLPDFVPPNLFSDLLLPEVTITTPAQTRNSEPDINPMPIIQALKTFTPGRATRRFGVQHIYATHWIAPPDLQQREQELPVEDYCAEFEEAGYFQLWQDGQVVDIRCIRPWAINPTQVPPNISITSNAQLEWRSQIIPPDLGIKLELPQGSPWCKIITEVCCFTHTQQSPVEVRRFAIASHANIRFDNGQELDTTIRFTQRQDRSPAAVGFAQSVDGLVFRFCIPPNFSISPNDSNQEKIRAFRTAYFRYRVLTDTRLCELTNVFQREWLYQIYISMLTARALTAQISLREAFETLLGENMGQEMARVLDNIFQTLNVEETLLEEGESAPEQIQGRQRVHDRLLALANADIIQTILNDLAPILWSEPDEEWHSWAALRFKATLGGALLDACGQLCPHFDLGDLILDIDPGPRPPDAPAISEGVEEIWITESTIGGGGVIEEILRRYAADPANFFRLAGSALSPADFEIVDSELTRLLELTQTSADVADAMADVRLAEGHGELKQASDRLRKVLSSEGILVTHPVMTAINARVLRPGSTPETDKLLLDLIRLWHQEEARLGIEIDARVFAYVASNDDQLDRALLHLGLVQPNPYWRFQVIYGLLWARGNIIRSRALSSYNPFAVVADADREILLDVLQVGDRTVWLNEPNWREQVEEAFKQGASVSLIAPPDARGDLKSAILSLAVEPMELGFLQVYPLMEGVQRYPRGFGVRLRVRELVQ; from the coding sequence GTGACTACCAACTGGGATAAAATAATTAGAGAATTTTTAGATAAGTTGGAACGCCAGGAAGTTCAACTTTTGACGTGGGGAATTGTTGATGGTGGATTTTCTGAAGATGAAATTGAAGAACTTGCGGAAAATTTTCTGAATACTTGCGAGATTGATGAAGATGTTTGGGATTTTATAGACCAAATCCTCGATCGCAAATTGTTGTTTGAGTTCAACCTCAGAGGCGATCGCCTTTTCCGCACCCGAATGGCGGAAGCGGTGAGATTATTTGCCCGTCTTCGCCAACTGTTCCCGAATAATAATTGGCAAACATCTCCTACCTTAGTTGCTGATTATCGCCTACAAATCCGTCCGAGAATTTATCCCAAAAGGTATATTACGCCAGAAGCAGTAATTCAGCAGTTGGAAGCAGACAAACTGCTAACTCCCATACAGCAAAAAGCCGTTACAGCGATACTGCGATCGCCATTGCGCGGTGAGGTTCAACTTGCAGATTTCCAGCTACGCGCTACAAGCCGGATGCTGCGGGATTTAAACAGTACAAAAAGTCGTGGGATGATTGTCTGTGCTGGGACAGGAACGGGGAAGACTTTATCTTTTTACCTACCAGCATTAGCGCATATTGCCGCTTTCTTGAAAAAGGATGAGTATTGGAGTAAAGGACTGGCAATTTATCCCCGTAACGAACTTCTCAAAGACCAATTTTCTGAAACCTATCAAGAAGCACGTCGTCTCGATGCTGTCCTCAAAGCAGAAGGTAAGCGTAAAATTCTCATTGGTGCATTTTTTGGCTTAACTCCCAGAAGCGCAATTTTGGATCGGGTGCAGGATAAATGGAAAGCTGAAAGTAGTGGGTTTACTTGTCCTTACCTGCGGTGTCCCAGATGTGAAGGTGCGCTATCTTGGCGACGGGCTGATGTGGAAGCTGGTAGAGAAAAACTTTCTTGTCTCAACCCATCCTGTAGTGCTGTTATCCAAGAAGATGAAGTAATTTTAACACGCGATCGCATGGCGAAAACTCCTCCAGACCTAGTTTTTACCAGCACAGAAATGCTAAATCGATCTATGGGAGACTCCCGTTACGGTCATGTATTTGGCATCGCGGCGGCGAAAAAGCCTCAGATAGTTTTGTTGGATGAAGTGCATACTTATACAGGTATCCACGGCGCACAAGTTGCTTACCTGCTGCGGCGTTGGCAGAAAATCATTCACAAGAAAGTCCAATTTACTGGACTTTCGGCAACTCTAGAAAGTGCAGCAGAATTTTTCAGTCAACTTACAGGTTTAAACCCTGGTTCAGTGGAAGAAATTTCTCCTGGTGAAGACCAAATTGCTGAAGGAATGGAGTATCAATTGGTTCTCAGGGGCGACCCAGTATCAGGAACAAGTCTTTTATCTACCAGCATCCAAACGGCGATGCTGCTGCGGCGTGTACTCGACCCATCTGAAGACCCCCCTAGCAAAGGTTTCTATGGTTCCCGTGTTTTCGCCTTCACTGATGACTTAGATGTTACCAATCGCTTATTCCATAACCTTTTGGATGCTGAAGGTCGAGACAGTTGGGGTCGTCCCTTGCGAGGAAGACAGCCATTAGCAGCTTTGCGATCGCATGGTGCAACTAATGGTAGAGAAAGGCTGATTGCCGCACAATCCTGGCTATTGTGTGAAGAAATCGGTCACGGTTTGCAACTTCCTTTGAATATTGGGCGCACTAGTTCCCAAGATACCGGAGTTACGCCAAATGCAGATGTGATTGTGGCTACTGCATCTCTGGAAGTGGGATTTAACGACCCAGAAGTTGGAGGTGTCATCCAGCACAAAGCACCGCGAGATATGGCATCTTTCCTGCAACGCAAAGGACGGGCGGGACGACGCAGAACTATGCGACCTTGGACGGTGGTAGTGCTTTCTGATTACGGACGGGACAGAATCGCCTATCAAGGCTACGATATGCTGTTTAACCCAGTTTTAGAAAAGCGATCGCTTCCCATCGCCAACCGCTATGTTATTCGCATTCAAGCGGTTTTCGCCTTTATGGATTGGGTTAGACGGCAATTAGCGGCAACTATAGGAAGTGTCTGGAGAGACTTTGCTACTACTGATTTATACTTAATTAACCGTCAGCGACTAGAAATAAAACTGATCAAAAACATCCTGGAAACAGAAGCAGGACAACGCAACTTAGAAACATATCTGCAATCAGCACTACACCTTACCAAAGATGAAGTCGAAGCAATTCTTTGGGAACCACCGAGATCATTGATGATGGCGGTGCTTCCGACTTTGCTACGGCGTTTAGAGTCTGGTTGGAAACGCCTTCCCATTCAGCAAGATGAATCAGACAAAGACTATCAAACCCGTGACCCGTTACCTGATTTTGTTCCCCCGAATTTATTTAGTGACCTGCTGTTGCCAGAAGTAACGATTACTACACCAGCACAGACGCGCAACAGTGAGCCGGATATTAACCCCATGCCCATTATCCAAGCCCTGAAAACCTTTACTCCAGGCAGGGCGACGCGCCGTTTCGGGGTGCAGCATATCTATGCAACTCACTGGATTGCACCGCCAGATTTACAACAAAGAGAACAAGAATTGCCTGTAGAAGACTATTGTGCCGAGTTTGAAGAAGCAGGGTATTTTCAATTATGGCAAGATGGGCAAGTTGTAGATATTCGCTGTATTCGACCTTGGGCAATTAATCCTACCCAAGTTCCGCCTAATATTTCAATTACCTCTAACGCCCAATTGGAATGGCGCAGTCAAATTATACCACCCGACTTGGGAATAAAACTCGAACTGCCTCAAGGTTCCCCGTGGTGCAAAATTATCACAGAAGTTTGTTGTTTTACTCACACTCAACAATCGCCCGTGGAAGTGCGGCGGTTTGCGATCGCCTCTCATGCTAACATCCGCTTCGATAATGGCCAGGAACTCGATACGACAATTCGCTTCACCCAGAGACAGGATCGTAGTCCTGCGGCTGTAGGATTTGCCCAATCTGTTGACGGTTTAGTATTTCGCTTTTGTATTCCGCCCAATTTCAGCATCAGTCCCAACGATTCCAATCAAGAGAAAATTCGGGCGTTTCGCACGGCATATTTCCGATATCGGGTATTGACAGATACCAGATTGTGTGAGTTAACAAATGTCTTTCAACGAGAGTGGCTTTATCAAATATATATATCGATGCTGACCGCCCGTGCCTTGACAGCCCAAATCTCTCTACGTGAAGCTTTTGAGACGCTTTTGGGTGAAAATATGGGTCAAGAAATGGCAAGGGTTCTGGACAATATCTTTCAAACCTTGAATGTCGAAGAAACCCTACTGGAAGAAGGGGAATCTGCACCGGAACAAATTCAGGGACGGCAGAGGGTACATGATAGGTTGCTGGCACTTGCCAACGCAGATATCATCCAAACTATATTAAATGATCTTGCACCGATTCTCTGGTCAGAACCTGATGAAGAGTGGCACTCTTGGGCAGCATTACGTTTTAAAGCGACCTTGGGAGGGGCGCTGCTGGATGCTTGCGGGCAATTGTGTCCCCACTTTGATTTGGGCGACCTGATTTTAGATATCGATCCTGGCCCGCGTCCACCAGATGCACCTGCTATTTCAGAGGGAGTAGAGGAAATTTGGATAACTGAGTCTACCATTGGTGGCGGTGGGGTGATTGAGGAAATCTTGCGGCGCTATGCTGCTGATCCGGCGAATTTTTTCCGATTGGCGGGGAGTGCGTTGTCACCTGCGGATTTTGAGATTGTGGACTCGGAACTGACGCGGTTACTGGAGTTAACCCAAACCAGTGCAGATGTTGCCGATGCAATGGCAGATGTGCGGTTAGCCGAAGGACATGGTGAATTAAAACAAGCAAGCGATCGCCTCCGTAAAGTCCTGTCCTCTGAGGGTATTTTGGTAACGCATCCGGTGATGACTGCAATAAACGCACGGGTTTTGCGTCCTGGAAGTACGCCGGAAACCGATAAACTACTGCTGGATTTGATTCGTTTGTGGCATCAAGAAGAAGCGCGTTTAGGTATTGAAATTGATGCGCGGGTGTTTGCTTATGTCGCCAGCAACGATGACCAGTTGGATCGGGCATTGTTGCATCTTGGTTTAGTGCAGCCTAATCCCTATTGGCGGTTTCAAGTGATTTATGGGCTGTTGTGGGCGAGGGGAAATATTATTCGTTCTCGCGCCTTATCTTCCTATAATCCTTTTGCTGTGGTTGCCGATGCTGATAGAGAAATTTTACTGGATGTTTTGCAAGTCGGCGATCGCACAGTTTGGCTGAATGAACCCAACTGGCGAGAACAGGTGGAGGAAGCATTTAAGCAAGGTGCATCGGTTTCGCTGATAGCGCCTCCTGATGCGAGAGGAGATTTAAAGTCAGCGATTTTGAGTTTAGCAGTCGAACCAATGGAACTTGGGTTTTTGCAGGTTTACCCATTGATGGAGGGGGTGCAGAGGTATCCGCGAGGGTTTGGGGTGAGGCTACGAGTCAGGGAGCTAGTGCAGTAA
- a CDS encoding HsdM family class I SAM-dependent methyltransferase, which translates to MSSNIAVNKIYQRVMEHTGFYHDGVPTTGVTEAEDIRNKNEYLYKCIKYSAVINPEQINATAIYELSGSPCIYFTQLNEPNPRELAKLHKLSWNHGSAPMLWVITPEQVLLYNCYSQPTKQDENDPNRHLIESFETTESDLNRMNQFASRLQIESGEFWQKVEAKQIDRQQRVDSVLVKDLNQAEEKLTKEKKLERQFAHALLIRSVFVAYLQDRDILNQEFFSSRFGVDSFNELLNDKLATYELFEWLQTIFNGDLFPVSIKERDAVAKKHLEVAQSLIGGVEEIGTGQQRLWRAYDFKVIPIELISSIYESFIYATDSKSAKENSTHYTPINLVDLVLSEVFKELDGDAKVLDLACGSGVFLVESLRRLVVKRWTNGESQTRHLIRETLYNQIYGVDINPEAVQIAAFSLYLTALELDYELEQHRQLADDLKFQKLIGNNLFASDAFDETAEFNQIEQFTHKQFSAIVGNPPWTKPKSNKSAEQYCERKRPDSGYPDGYPTAYGTPPDQAFLWRIGDFANNKTCIGLILHGKPFFSNDTAATKAKESLLMRFKPKVIVNLSKLRREHIFPNSEAPAMILIAEGKYSEQRDSFYFVCPERSIDFRRHGIVEIGAEHIKKLPVFSTALESNMLKIATWGSARDMCLIQKLADFTNIKQIAGNPPKNGFNYGNKQEIPQELMNKKCLPSSKMPRYQIDVDKLDFPPATMESPRDSQIYKAPLVIISLSVDGNDAFSAFSQEDVVYTQRYSGISFAKDQVNLAHYLNGVINSSIISYFLFFTASSWGIERNEIKTQDLGILPVPKPNEENERFITQIIEIEGRLRESTNKSVEKDFKKQLDEAVFNLYGLDDKERILVEDTTQITIDWYMNREKSTTLRRPKTADLEAYSIQFMSVIKPFLQTLNERSIVADIFSIPKTTLEVVKFSIVPYLDREPIIQTVQAGDLVTVLKSIAEQLPPNLADRVFTRRNARIYNGEYLYIIKPAQLRYWSRSAGLNDADTVLAEHFRNR; encoded by the coding sequence ATGAGTTCTAATATAGCTGTAAATAAAATATACCAGCGAGTAATGGAGCATACTGGCTTCTATCATGATGGTGTGCCAACTACAGGAGTTACAGAAGCGGAAGATATTCGCAATAAAAATGAATATTTATACAAGTGCATTAAATATAGTGCTGTAATTAATCCTGAGCAAATTAACGCTACAGCAATCTATGAATTATCTGGTTCACCTTGTATTTATTTCACTCAATTAAATGAACCTAACCCTAGAGAGTTAGCTAAACTACATAAACTGTCTTGGAATCATGGTTCAGCCCCAATGTTGTGGGTAATTACACCTGAGCAGGTATTACTTTATAACTGTTATTCTCAACCCACTAAACAAGATGAAAATGATCCAAACCGACATTTAATCGAGAGCTTTGAAACTACTGAAAGTGACTTGAACCGCATGAATCAATTCGCTAGTCGTCTGCAAATTGAATCAGGTGAGTTTTGGCAAAAGGTAGAAGCAAAGCAAATTGATCGTCAGCAAAGAGTAGATTCAGTTCTTGTAAAAGATTTGAATCAGGCTGAAGAGAAATTAACAAAAGAAAAAAAATTAGAGCGTCAATTTGCTCACGCTCTTTTAATACGTTCTGTTTTTGTTGCTTATCTGCAAGATAGAGATATCTTAAATCAAGAATTTTTCTCTAGCCGCTTTGGAGTAGATTCATTTAATGAACTCCTAAATGATAAACTAGCTACTTATGAGTTATTTGAGTGGTTGCAAACGATTTTCAATGGGGATTTATTTCCTGTTTCAATAAAAGAAAGAGATGCTGTAGCCAAAAAACATCTTGAAGTTGCACAAAGTTTAATAGGTGGTGTAGAAGAAATAGGAACAGGTCAACAACGTCTATGGCGAGCTTATGATTTCAAAGTTATACCCATAGAATTGATTAGTTCAATTTATGAAAGTTTTATTTATGCTACTGATTCAAAATCAGCAAAAGAAAATAGTACACATTATACACCTATAAATTTAGTTGATTTGGTACTTTCTGAAGTATTTAAAGAACTTGATGGCGATGCTAAAGTTCTAGATTTAGCTTGTGGTTCAGGTGTATTTTTAGTTGAATCTCTGCGGAGATTAGTTGTTAAACGCTGGACTAATGGAGAATCACAAACTCGCCATCTAATTCGTGAAACTCTTTACAATCAAATTTATGGTGTAGATATTAATCCAGAAGCAGTTCAGATTGCGGCTTTTAGTCTTTACCTTACTGCTTTGGAATTAGATTATGAATTAGAGCAACATCGTCAATTAGCAGATGATTTAAAATTTCAAAAGCTAATAGGTAATAATTTATTTGCCAGTGACGCATTTGATGAAACAGCAGAATTTAATCAAATAGAACAATTTACACATAAACAATTTAGTGCAATCGTTGGTAATCCACCTTGGACAAAACCTAAATCAAATAAATCAGCAGAACAATATTGTGAGCGTAAGCGTCCTGATTCAGGTTATCCAGACGGATATCCTACAGCTTATGGTACACCTCCAGACCAAGCATTTTTATGGCGTATTGGCGACTTTGCTAATAATAAAACTTGCATTGGTTTAATTTTGCATGGCAAGCCTTTTTTCAGTAATGACACAGCAGCTACAAAAGCAAAAGAATCTCTGTTGATGAGGTTTAAACCAAAAGTTATTGTTAATTTATCCAAACTGCGTAGAGAGCATATATTTCCTAATTCTGAAGCTCCAGCCATGATTTTAATAGCAGAAGGTAAATATTCAGAACAGAGAGATTCTTTTTACTTTGTATGTCCAGAACGTTCTATAGATTTTCGACGACATGGCATTGTTGAAATTGGAGCAGAGCATATTAAAAAACTTCCGGTTTTTAGTACAGCATTAGAATCAAATATGCTAAAAATTGCTACTTGGGGTAGTGCTAGAGATATGTGCCTGATCCAAAAATTAGCAGATTTTACAAACATTAAACAAATTGCAGGAAATCCACCTAAGAATGGATTTAACTATGGAAATAAGCAAGAAATCCCACAAGAATTGATGAATAAAAAATGTCTGCCTTCTAGCAAAATGCCCAGATATCAAATTGATGTAGATAAACTAGATTTCCCACCTGCAACAATGGAGTCTCCAAGGGATTCGCAAATTTATAAAGCTCCATTGGTTATAATCTCACTAAGTGTTGATGGAAATGATGCCTTTTCTGCTTTTAGTCAAGAAGATGTTGTTTACACACAAAGATATTCAGGTATTTCTTTTGCAAAAGATCAAGTCAATTTAGCTCATTACTTGAATGGTGTTATCAATTCATCAATTATAAGTTACTTTTTATTCTTTACAGCTTCATCATGGGGTATTGAGCGTAATGAAATAAAAACACAAGACTTAGGAATACTTCCTGTTCCTAAGCCAAATGAAGAAAACGAAAGATTTATTACTCAAATTATTGAAATAGAAGGTAGATTGCGTGAATCTACCAATAAATCTGTTGAGAAAGATTTTAAAAAACAACTTGATGAAGCTGTATTTAATCTATACGGTTTAGATGATAAAGAACGTATTTTAGTTGAAGACACTACGCAAATCACGATTGATTGGTATATGAATCGTGAGAAATCTACAACATTAAGAAGACCTAAAACTGCTGATTTAGAAGCGTATTCTATACAATTCATGAGTGTTATTAAACCATTTCTTCAGACACTTAACGAAAGAAGTATAGTTGCTGATATATTTAGTATTCCTAAAACAACATTAGAGGTGGTTAAGTTTAGCATAGTACCATACCTAGATCGTGAGCCAATTATACAAACTGTTCAGGCTGGGGATTTGGTGACTGTGCTGAAAAGCATTGCGGAACAACTACCGCCAAACTTGGCTGACCGCGTTTTCACCCGCCGTAATGCCAGAATTTATAACGGCGAATATTTATATATTATTAAACCTGCTCAACTGCGCTACTGGAGTCGTTCTGCTGGGTTAAATGATGCCGATACTGTTTTAGCTGAACATTTTAGGAATCGTTAA
- a CDS encoding HNH endonuclease has protein sequence MVSEQTRRLVRKRSEYLCEYCHSPEYLSPDRFTIDHIMPQSLGGSDELDNLALACHRCNERHYNFTVGTDPNTQKQVPLFHPRQQQWSEHFIWTKDGTKIVGTTSTGRATSDRFDFNDERRDEPSIQVARRFWVEAGWHPPQLDPRQE, from the coding sequence ATGGTGTCCGAACAAACTCGAAGACTTGTAAGAAAACGATCTGAATATCTCTGCGAATACTGTCACTCTCCAGAATACTTGAGTCCAGACCGTTTTACCATTGACCATATCATGCCGCAGTCTTTGGGTGGCTCTGATGAATTGGATAATTTGGCATTAGCTTGTCATCGCTGTAATGAGCGTCACTATAATTTTACAGTAGGTACTGATCCCAACACTCAAAAACAAGTCCCTCTATTTCATCCCCGTCAGCAACAATGGTCTGAGCATTTTATTTGGACAAAAGACGGGACAAAAATTGTCGGTACAACTTCTACAGGGAGAGCTACTAGCGATCGTTTTGACTTCAATGATGAACGTCGGGATGAGCCTTCGATTCAAGTTGCTCGTCGTTTTTGGGTAGAAGCGGGTTGGCATCCGCCCCAGTTAGATCCACGTCAAGAATAA
- the dpdK gene encoding phospholipase D-like domain-containing protein DpdK yields the protein MSSRYIHSRLSSRQIPDLLQTIFVAELITPSQCVWLVSPWISDIPVIDNTANTFLCLEPSWSRSRIRLSQVLATLAERGTTVHIATRPDSHNHRFIEQIKGKTDYQDVPVRFHITEELHAKGILGDGYYLAGSMNFTYNGITVNEEVVTYETSPEAIAEQQLIFTNRWGGA from the coding sequence ATGTCATCCCGCTATATTCACTCCCGCCTAAGTTCCCGCCAAATCCCTGACTTACTCCAAACAATCTTCGTCGCCGAACTTATCACCCCCAGCCAATGCGTGTGGCTTGTTTCTCCGTGGATATCTGACATCCCCGTTATCGATAACACCGCCAACACCTTCCTATGCTTAGAACCTTCATGGAGTCGTTCCCGCATTCGCCTCTCCCAAGTCCTCGCCACTCTAGCTGAACGGGGAACGACTGTACACATTGCTACCCGTCCCGACTCTCATAACCACAGATTTATTGAACAAATCAAAGGCAAAACTGACTATCAGGACGTTCCCGTGCGATTCCACATTACCGAAGAACTCCACGCAAAAGGTATCCTGGGAGATGGGTATTATCTTGCAGGTTCGATGAACTTCACCTACAACGGTATTACAGTCAATGAGGAAGTTGTAACTTATGAAACATCCCCAGAAGCGATCGCTGAACAACAGTTGATTTTTACTAACCGATGGGGAGGGGCGTAA